The genomic interval AGGTGCCTGAGTATTCACGCAAAGTATTAGATGTCATGCGTGAACCCTTAGAAACGGGTCATGTGAGTATCAGTCGTGCGGCCGCACAAATTACTTACCCAGCAGAATTCCAACTCATTGCTGCCATGAACCCATGTCCGTGTGGCTATTTAAATATCCCCAATAAGCGCTGTGGAGATTGCAGCGAAGCCAAAGCGCAACGTTATCAAAGTGCCGTATCTGGCCCATTATTAGATCGCATTGATTTACAGCTAGAAGTGCCTGCTTTACCGAAAGGATTATTATCAAGTGATAATTCGGAAGCGGAAAGTAGTGCTCAGGTGAAAGAAAGAGTGACGACAGCACGATCTATTCAATACCAACGGCAAGGTTGTGTAAACGCCAAGCTTGAACAAAAAGCCATTCAAGAGTTTTGTCCATTGAGTAAAGAGCTTAGTCAGCTTTTAGAAAACGCTATGGAAAAATTAGGTTTAAGCGCTCGGGCCTATCATCGCATCATCAAAGTAGCACGGACCATTGCCGACCTACAACACAGTCCGGCCATTGAAAAACCCCATTTACTAGAAGCATTAAGCTTTCGCCAACTAGAACGTCGATTGAATTAAAAAAGCGACAGCCAGAAAATAAAAAGGCCGCCATTATCGCTAATGGCGGCAAGAACGACCAAAAATCCGCTCCCAGGATTTTTGGAAAGCACTCAAGAGAGTTCGATCTATCAGAACCCTCACGGTCACAATGAGGGTTTATCATAAACACAATGCCGAGAAAGGTCGGTTAGACTTTAGTCGCACCGACCCAAACCTTCTCACAACCTATTACGCAATCTTTTGTACGTTACCACTTAGGCCCAATGCTTTTGCAGGCGTTACGAAATCATAGTTAAACGCTTCTGCAACCGCTTCACAGGTCAATTGACCTTTGTGTACGTTTAGGCCTTCTAGCAAGTGAGGGTTCGCTGCCAATGCATCCTTACCTTTGTTAGCAAGCTGTACAACATACGGCAATGTCGCATTGGTTAGTGCGAAAGTTGAAGTACGTGCAACGGCGCCTGGCATATTCGCGACACAGTAATGAATCACACCATCGATTTCATAAGTTGGCTCTTGGTGTGTAGTTGGCTTGCTGGTTTCGAAGCAACCGCCTTGGTCGATTGCTACGTCAACTAAGACAGAGCCTGGCTTCATGGTACTTAACATATCTTTGCTGATGAGCTTCGGTGCGGCTGCACCCGGAATTAATACGGCGCCGATGACCATATCAGCGATTTTGATTTGTTCACGAATGGCTTCTTCGGTACTGAACAGCGTGTTTAACTTGTCGCCAAACATATCATCAATTTCTTTTAGACGAGCAAGAGAACGATCCAAAATCGTTACGTTGGCACCCATACCCAATGCGATGCGTGCTGCATTCAAACCGACAACACCACCACCGATTACACTGACTTGTGCTGGAGACACACCAGGTACACCACCAATTAACACACCGCTACCACCGTTGGCTTTTTTCAAGCACGCCGCACCTTCTTGCGGAGCAAGACGACCAGCTACTTCAGACATTGGCGCTAATAATGGAAGGCCACCATGTGCATCGGTTACGGTCTCGTAAGCGACACAAGTGGCACCGCTCGCCATAAGCAGATCGGTTTGTGGTTTGTCTGCGGCTAGGTGCAAGTATGTGAAAAGCAACTGGCCTTCGCGCAGCATTTTGCATTCGTTTGGTTGCGGCTCTTTTACTTTAACGATCATATCTGCTTGCTCGAATACCGCCTCAGCCGAATCTAAAATTTTTGCACCGGCAGACTCGTACTGAGCGTTATCAAGACCGATAGCCAGACCGGCATTGGTTTCAACTACTACGTCATGGCCTGCACTTGTCAATTCACGTACACCAGCAGGGGTAAGACCGACACGATACTCGTGGTTTTTAATCTCTTTTGGTACACCAATTAGCATTTTTATTCTCCTCTGATATGCCTTATAAAAGACCTCTTCAATAGTGAATATTCTAGTTTCAGATCGGGAGAATTGTTTTCTTATTTTCCATTGATTTAAGCTTATATTGGTTTAATCTTCTTCTATATATATAAATTGGCGAAGATCATTCTGAATGGCGCAAACCATCGAATTAAGCAAAACCGACAAGAAAATTCTGCAAGAGTTACAGCTTGATGGACGAATTAGTTTTGCCGAATTAGCGCGTCGGGTTGGACTATCCAATACACCTTGTTTTGAACGAGTAAAACGCTTAGAAAGAGAAG from Bermanella marisrubri carries:
- the ald gene encoding alanine dehydrogenase produces the protein MLIGVPKEIKNHEYRVGLTPAGVRELTSAGHDVVVETNAGLAIGLDNAQYESAGAKILDSAEAVFEQADMIVKVKEPQPNECKMLREGQLLFTYLHLAADKPQTDLLMASGATCVAYETVTDAHGGLPLLAPMSEVAGRLAPQEGAACLKKANGGSGVLIGGVPGVSPAQVSVIGGGVVGLNAARIALGMGANVTILDRSLARLKEIDDMFGDKLNTLFSTEEAIREQIKIADMVIGAVLIPGAAAPKLISKDMLSTMKPGSVLVDVAIDQGGCFETSKPTTHQEPTYEIDGVIHYCVANMPGAVARTSTFALTNATLPYVVQLANKGKDALAANPHLLEGLNVHKGQLTCEAVAEAFNYDFVTPAKALGLSGNVQKIA